In the Kribbella sp. NBC_00482 genome, one interval contains:
- a CDS encoding ABC transporter ATP-binding protein, which produces MSAAEPSRLDHGDNAGGLQTLKDGLKVSPELARGWWLTGLLALTMTGGRIVVPIAVQQTIDKGLSGAGGPNTSYVAWMCLICALAVVLTAGASYLTTVRLAVNSEHGLATMRIKAFRHVHDLPVLTQSTERRGALVSRVTSDVDTVSQFLQFGGFIFLVSLGQMALATVVMFFYSWQLALVVLLCFVPLFASLKYLQRAMSKAYGVVRAKVGEMLSAIAEPVVGAQVVRSYAIEQRTQDRIDASIEDYRRTATRAQALTGVTFSIGGLAAGLANAGVLTVGVLLGIDKQATLGELLAFMFLVALFSDPVQIATQVLTDAQSAFAGWRRVLGVIATPADVADPGEDGVKQARGPVTVEFDDVDFAYPEGELVLRDVDVRIEPHRRVAVVGETGSGKTTFAKLLTRLMDPTSGAVRLDGVDAREISFESLRERVVMVPQDGYLFDASLAENVRFGRPEVTDAELVTAFESLGLTEWLESLPDGLQSPVGQRGESLSAGERQLVALVRANIADPDLLVLDEATSAVDPGTEVRVNAALERLMSGRTSVTIAHRLSTAEAADEVLVFDEGEIVERGPHAELVGAGGVYTRLHDSWIAQRSAL; this is translated from the coding sequence GTGAGCGCGGCGGAACCGTCTCGTCTTGACCACGGCGACAACGCGGGCGGGCTGCAGACCCTCAAGGACGGTCTGAAGGTTTCGCCCGAGCTGGCGCGTGGGTGGTGGCTGACCGGACTCCTCGCGCTGACGATGACGGGCGGGCGGATCGTCGTACCGATCGCCGTGCAGCAGACGATCGACAAGGGCCTGTCCGGCGCCGGCGGCCCGAACACGTCGTACGTCGCCTGGATGTGCCTGATCTGCGCGCTGGCAGTGGTCCTCACCGCGGGAGCGTCGTACCTGACGACCGTGCGGCTCGCGGTCAACTCGGAGCACGGGCTGGCGACGATGCGGATCAAGGCGTTCCGGCACGTGCACGACCTGCCGGTGCTGACCCAGAGCACCGAGCGCCGCGGGGCGCTGGTCAGCCGGGTCACGTCGGACGTGGACACGGTGTCGCAGTTCCTGCAGTTCGGCGGGTTCATCTTCCTGGTCAGCCTCGGGCAGATGGCGCTCGCGACCGTGGTGATGTTCTTCTACTCGTGGCAGCTCGCGCTGGTCGTGCTGCTGTGCTTCGTCCCGCTGTTCGCCAGCCTGAAGTACCTGCAGCGCGCGATGTCGAAGGCGTACGGCGTGGTGCGGGCGAAGGTCGGCGAGATGCTGTCCGCGATCGCGGAGCCGGTCGTCGGCGCGCAGGTGGTCCGCTCGTACGCGATCGAGCAGCGCACGCAGGACCGGATCGACGCGTCGATCGAGGACTACCGCCGTACGGCGACGAGGGCGCAGGCGCTCACCGGTGTGACGTTCTCGATCGGTGGTCTGGCCGCCGGTCTCGCGAACGCCGGCGTCCTGACCGTCGGCGTACTGCTCGGCATCGACAAGCAGGCGACGCTGGGGGAGCTCCTCGCGTTCATGTTCCTGGTGGCCCTGTTCTCCGACCCGGTGCAGATCGCCACGCAGGTGCTGACGGACGCGCAGAGTGCGTTCGCCGGCTGGCGGCGGGTGCTCGGCGTGATCGCGACGCCCGCGGATGTTGCGGACCCGGGTGAGGACGGCGTGAAGCAGGCGCGCGGGCCGGTCACGGTCGAGTTCGACGACGTGGATTTCGCTTATCCAGAAGGCGAATTGGTGCTGCGTGACGTCGACGTACGGATCGAACCGCACCGGCGGGTCGCGGTCGTCGGGGAGACCGGGTCCGGCAAGACGACGTTCGCGAAGTTGCTGACACGGTTGATGGACCCGACGTCCGGCGCGGTGCGGCTGGACGGGGTGGACGCGCGCGAGATCTCCTTCGAATCGCTGCGGGAGCGGGTCGTGATGGTGCCGCAGGACGGGTACCTGTTCGACGCGTCGCTCGCGGAGAACGTGCGGTTCGGGCGGCCGGAGGTGACGGACGCGGAGCTGGTCACGGCGTTCGAGTCGCTCGGGCTGACCGAGTGGCTGGAGTCGTTGCCGGACGGGTTGCAGTCGCCGGTCGGTCAGCGCGGCGAGTCCCTGTCGGCGGGGGAGCGACAGTTGGTGGCCTTGGTGCGCGCGAACATCGCCGACCCGGATCTGCTCGTCCTCGACGAAGCGACGTCAGCGGTCGACCCCGGCACCGAGGTGCGGGTGAACGCGGCGCTGGAGCGTTTGATGTCCGGCCGTACGTCGGTCACCATCGCGCACCGCCTCTCGACGGCCGAGGCAGCCGACGAGGTCCTGGTCTTCGACGAAGGCGAGATCGTGGAACGCGGCCCGCACGCCGAACTCGTCGGCGCAGGCGGCGTCTACACCCGCCTCCACGACAGCTGGATCGCCCAGCGCAGCGCTCTCTGA
- a CDS encoding Fe-S cluster assembly protein HesB: MEWAVLTLTENATLVIKSITGVEGAPDGAGVRISQENPADPALAVTTTEAPQPGDQVVEEAGARVFLEQNAANALDDKILDAAVDDKGGVEFLLVPQPGPSNGAAPTP; this comes from the coding sequence ATGGAGTGGGCTGTGCTGACCCTGACTGAGAACGCGACGCTGGTGATCAAGAGCATCACCGGGGTCGAGGGCGCGCCGGACGGGGCCGGGGTGCGGATCTCGCAGGAGAACCCGGCGGATCCGGCGCTCGCGGTGACCACGACCGAGGCTCCGCAACCGGGTGACCAGGTCGTCGAGGAAGCGGGTGCCCGGGTCTTCCTCGAGCAGAACGCCGCGAACGCGCTCGACGACAAGATCCTGGACGCGGCGGTCGACGACAAGGGCGGTGTCGAGTTCCTGCTGGTACCGCAGCCGGGCCCGAGCAACGGTGCGGCCCCGACCCCCTGA
- a CDS encoding GNAT family N-acetyltransferase: MGIEMGVAGVGELLGVVGVLREWQREGVALQLHPGDLGWFWRFGEERTAAATRIWRRGGEIVAIGMLDEPDWLRMSIAPDLQRDEELAQRIAEDVSAPARGVLIEGKVYVETPMGALVQDLLFKDGWNADAPWVPVWRDLTDPVPDPGARIDVIGAEEAHERTGVQRASFDGSTFTDDRWFAMADGVAYADARCLVLRNKIGESVAAATVWSAGEGRPGYIEPMGVHRLHRGRGYGTAMVLGCARTLREMGSSSVYTVTPATNVGAVETYRAAGLEPQDEIRSQYRDA, encoded by the coding sequence ATGGGTATTGAGATGGGTGTGGCGGGGGTTGGGGAGTTGTTGGGTGTGGTGGGGGTGTTGCGGGAGTGGCAGCGGGAGGGGGTGGCGTTGCAGTTGCATCCGGGGGATCTTGGGTGGTTCTGGCGGTTCGGCGAGGAGCGGACGGCGGCGGCTACGCGGATCTGGCGGCGGGGTGGTGAGATCGTCGCGATCGGGATGCTCGACGAGCCGGACTGGCTGCGGATGTCGATCGCGCCGGACCTCCAGCGTGACGAGGAGTTGGCGCAGCGGATCGCCGAGGACGTGTCGGCGCCCGCAAGGGGTGTGCTGATCGAGGGCAAGGTGTACGTCGAGACGCCGATGGGCGCGCTCGTCCAGGACCTGCTGTTCAAGGACGGCTGGAACGCGGACGCGCCGTGGGTCCCGGTGTGGCGCGACCTGACCGATCCGGTGCCGGATCCGGGTGCACGCATCGACGTGATCGGCGCGGAGGAGGCTCACGAGCGGACCGGCGTACAGCGGGCGTCGTTCGACGGGTCGACGTTCACCGACGACCGCTGGTTCGCGATGGCCGACGGCGTGGCGTACGCCGACGCGCGCTGCCTGGTGCTCCGCAACAAGATCGGCGAATCCGTTGCCGCCGCCACCGTCTGGTCGGCCGGCGAGGGACGCCCGGGCTACATCGAACCGATGGGCGTCCACCGCCTGCATCGCGGCCGCGGGTACGGCACCGCGATGGTCCTCGGCTGCGCCCGCACGCTCCGGGAGATGGGTTCGTCCAGCGTCTACACGGTTACCCCGGCAACGAACGTCGGCGCGGTCGAGACGTACCGGGCCGCGGGGCTCGAGCCGCAGGACGAGATCCGCTCCCAGTACCGGGACGCCTAA
- a CDS encoding dipeptidase, producing the protein MSRIEALLREHPVIDGHNDLPIAFYELCGYDLDAHDLAGPVPELHTDLPRLRAGHVGAQFWSLWVPQDEHAVRRTFEQLDFVRRLVERFPSDLQLASAADDVDAAIKAGRVASLMGMEGGHSIGESLGVLRVMRALGVRYMTLTHNNNVSWADSATDEPVLGGLNEFGEDVVREMNRIGMLVDLSHVSADTMRHALRVTSAPVIFSHSSARAVCDVPRNAPDDVLETLTGNNGVCMVTFVPYFVSQAYVDWLDGMHALAKEHGLEGSEHREKVEAMYDVPRPEITLADVVKHVEHVREVAGVDHIGLGGDYDGCPEFPVELPDVSSYPVLFSALADRGWSDEELGKLAGGNILRVLRAADDTATA; encoded by the coding sequence ATGAGTCGGATCGAGGCGTTGCTGCGGGAGCATCCGGTGATCGACGGGCACAACGACCTGCCGATCGCGTTCTACGAGCTGTGCGGGTACGACCTGGACGCGCACGACCTGGCCGGCCCGGTGCCGGAGCTCCACACGGACCTGCCGCGGCTGCGCGCGGGTCACGTGGGCGCGCAGTTCTGGTCCCTGTGGGTGCCGCAGGACGAGCACGCCGTACGCCGTACTTTCGAGCAACTCGACTTCGTCCGGCGGCTCGTCGAGCGGTTCCCGTCGGATCTCCAACTGGCTTCGGCGGCCGACGATGTGGACGCGGCGATCAAGGCGGGCCGGGTCGCGTCGCTGATGGGCATGGAGGGCGGCCACTCGATCGGTGAGTCGCTCGGCGTCCTGAGGGTGATGCGGGCGCTCGGCGTGCGGTACATGACGCTGACCCACAACAACAACGTGTCCTGGGCGGACTCGGCGACCGACGAGCCGGTGCTCGGCGGGCTGAACGAGTTCGGCGAGGACGTCGTCCGGGAGATGAACCGGATCGGCATGCTGGTCGACCTCTCGCACGTCTCCGCGGACACGATGCGGCACGCGCTCCGGGTGACGAGCGCGCCGGTGATCTTCAGCCACTCGTCTGCGCGCGCGGTCTGCGACGTACCGCGGAACGCGCCGGACGACGTGCTCGAGACGCTGACCGGCAACAACGGCGTCTGCATGGTGACCTTCGTGCCGTACTTCGTCTCGCAGGCGTACGTCGACTGGCTCGACGGGATGCACGCGCTGGCGAAGGAGCACGGCCTCGAGGGCAGCGAGCATCGCGAGAAGGTCGAAGCGATGTACGACGTACCGCGCCCCGAGATCACGCTCGCGGATGTCGTCAAGCACGTCGAGCACGTCCGGGAGGTCGCGGGCGTCGACCACATCGGTCTGGGCGGCGACTACGACGGCTGCCCGGAATTCCCGGTCGAGCTGCCGGACGTGTCGTCGTACCCGGTGCTGTTCAGCGCGCTGGCCGACCGCGGCTGGAGTGACGAGGAGCTCGGCAAACTTGCCGGAGGCAACATCCTGCGCGTACTCCGGGCCGCGGACGACACAGCGACCGCTTAG
- the hisI gene encoding phosphoribosyl-AMP cyclohydrolase, which translates to MIIDELTFDAAGLIPAVVQQYDTREVLMVGWMNAEAVRRTAESGRSTFWSRSRQQYWVKGETSGHRQHVKQMLVDCDADTLLVLVDQEGPACHTGTHSCFEHGEIEVKAA; encoded by the coding sequence GTGATTATCGACGAGTTGACCTTCGACGCGGCCGGTCTGATCCCGGCAGTGGTGCAGCAGTACGACACGCGCGAGGTCCTGATGGTGGGCTGGATGAACGCCGAGGCGGTACGCCGTACCGCGGAGAGCGGCCGGAGCACGTTCTGGTCGCGTAGCCGGCAGCAGTACTGGGTGAAGGGCGAAACCAGCGGCCACCGTCAGCACGTCAAGCAGATGCTCGTCGACTGCGACGCCGACACCCTGCTCGTCCTCGTCGACCAGGAAGGCCCGGCATGTCACACCGGGACGCACAGCTGCTTCGAGCACGGCGAGATCGAGGTGAAGGCAGCGTGA